AAAGACCTGTGGCAATAGACCACAGGAAACTATATAAAGGGGGTCTTGATGTATTTGTGAGGTCATTAATATTCTTTACATATTTTAAAAAATTATTCTTTTTTCAAAAAAAAGAATGAGGCTTCTACCTCATTCTATTCGTTTTCTTTAATTATATCTCCAATTGTAATATTATCATCACTTTTATATTCAATAGTTTCTTCTGGTACATTAGTGGAAGCCTCTCTTATACTTAAACTGATTTTTCTATCCTCTTTGTTAACATCTAATATCTTTACTTTTACATTTTCATTAACTTTTAATTCATCTGATGGTTTAGCTATGTGCTTATCAGAAATTTGTGAAATATGAACTAAACCTTCAATGCCTTCTTCAAGCATTACAAAAGCACCAAAGTCAACTAGTCTAACTACCTTACCATCAACTATGTCTCCTACATTATATTTTTCATATATATTTTCCCATGGATGAGGAGATGCTTGTTTTAATCCCAAAGAAATTCTATTTTTTTGTTTATCAGTATCTAATACTATTACCTTAACAAAATCGCCCTCTTTAACTACTTCTTTTGGATGCTTTACGTGAGACCAAGATAGGTCAGAAATATGAACTAAACCATCTACGCCACCTATATCTACAAAAGCACCAAAGTCAGTTATCCTTTTTACTTGACCTTCAACTATTTGATCTTTTTCAATGGTTTTCCAAAGTCTATTTTTCTTGTTTTCCATTTCTTCTGCTTCAACAACTTTTCTTGAAAGTACTATTCGCTTTTTGTTCTTATCAAAATCAATTACTTTAACATCAAAAGATTTACCTGAAAAAGCCTGTAAATCACTCACAAATCTATTTGCTATTTGAGAAATAGGAATAAAGCCTCTAAGCCCTTTTACTAATGCAATTGCACCACCATTAACAACTTCAATTACTTTAGCATTTATAATAGCTTTATCATTAAAAGCTTGCTCTAATTCATCCCAGCTTTTTACTGTGTCGACTCTTTTCTTTGAAAGAATTACATTTCCTTCGCCGTCATCTAATTTAATAATATATACTTCTATTTCATCACCTACTGATAGTATGTCTACAGGGTTTATGTCTGGATCATTAGATAATTCATCTCTCTTAATAATACCGTCAGACTTATAACCAATGTTAACCATTACTTCATCATCATTTAATGATATAACCTTACCTTTTACTGTGTCCCCTCTTTGAACTTTTACCATTGTATCTTCAATGGCTTTCATCAGTTCATTCATATCTTCTAAATTACTCATTTTATCGTAAACCTCCTTAATAATCCAGCTAGGAGTAGAGGCTCCTGCTGTTAATCCTATAGTTTTGAATCTTTTAAGCTCATCAAAAGGCAATTCTTCTACCGTTTCGATATGATAAGTATTATTACATAATTTTTTACTAATTTCAACAAGTTTCTGCGTATTAGAACTGTGGTGTCCACCTATCACCACCATTGCATCTGATATTCTGGCTATCTCTTCACAGGATTTTTGTCTTAAATGAGTTGCGTTGCATATGGTATTAAATACTTCTACTGTATTTCCTTTATGTGAAATTAAATTTACTAGAGCATTAAATTTATCTTCATAAAAGGTTGTTTGTGCTACAATACAT
This sequence is a window from Proteiniborus ethanoligenes. Protein-coding genes within it:
- a CDS encoding bifunctional 4-hydroxy-3-methylbut-2-enyl diphosphate reductase/30S ribosomal protein S1 — its product is MKIIIAENSGFCFGVKKAIDSTQKILKENNENTYSLGPLIHNNQVIKLLENKGLQVIENILDANEGRVIIRSHGVPLSVYDTAKDKQLDIIDCTCPFVRKIQSKVQEYSEKNYQIVIIGDPNHPEVIGINGWCYNNAVIINSEEDIEVMSNYDKICIVAQTTFYEDKFNALVNLISHKGNTVEVFNTICNATHLRQKSCEEIARISDAMVVIGGHHSSNTQKLVEISKKLCNNTYHIETVEELPFDELKRFKTIGLTAGASTPSWIIKEVYDKMSNLEDMNELMKAIEDTMVKVQRGDTVKGKVISLNDDEVMVNIGYKSDGIIKRDELSNDPDINPVDILSVGDEIEVYIIKLDDGEGNVILSKKRVDTVKSWDELEQAFNDKAIINAKVIEVVNGGAIALVKGLRGFIPISQIANRFVSDLQAFSGKSFDVKVIDFDKNKKRIVLSRKVVEAEEMENKKNRLWKTIEKDQIVEGQVKRITDFGAFVDIGGVDGLVHISDLSWSHVKHPKEVVKEGDFVKVIVLDTDKQKNRISLGLKQASPHPWENIYEKYNVGDIVDGKVVRLVDFGAFVMLEEGIEGLVHISQISDKHIAKPSDELKVNENVKVKILDVNKEDRKISLSIREASTNVPEETIEYKSDDNITIGDIIKENE